The following are from one region of the Ananas comosus cultivar F153 linkage group 20, ASM154086v1, whole genome shotgun sequence genome:
- the LOC109725729 gene encoding uncharacterized protein At1g04910 isoform X1, whose protein sequence is MAGRLGIAVVVLVVCTLSLFSSIGVPRPYSTVRKVDVNDLWRTADSGGWRASSAPRSYWPPPPTESNGYLRVRCNGGLNQQRSAICNAVVAARIMNATLVLPDLDTNSFWRDESGFPGIYDVEHFIKSLRYDVRIVRSLPEISSNGKTKKMKSYQIRPPRDAPLSWYTTFALEMMKQHGAIYLTPFSHRLAEEIDNPELQRLRCRVNYHALRFKPHIMQISSEIVNKLRAQGHFMSIHLRFEMDMLAFAGCIDIFTPEEQKILIKYRKENFAEKELVYRERRLIGKCPLTPEEVGLILRSMGFDNSTRIYLASGELFGGERFMKPFREMFPHLENHSSVGPEKLEENARGLAGSAVDYMVCLLSDIFVPTYDGPSNFANNLMGHRLYYGFRTIIQPDRKALAPIFVDREEGRGSGFEERVRQVMYRTNFGGPHKRVRPESFYTNSWPECFCQPESKNPKDKCPPENVVEVLGSQLQSEESEGSEEGKDANQAAATGRAEEEGST, encoded by the exons ATGGCGGGGAGGCTCGGgatcgccgtcgtcgtcctcgtcgtaTGCACCCTATCGCTCTTCTCCTCGATCGGCGTCCCTCGCCCGTATAGCACAGTGAGG AAGGTTGATGTGAATGATCTGTGGAGAACTGCTGATTCTGGTGGTTGGAGAGCATCATCGGCACCACGGTCCTACTGGCCTC CTCCTCCAACTGAGAGCAATGGTTATTTACGTGTGCGGTGCAATGGCGGCTTGAATCAACAACGGAGTGCG ATATGTAATGCTGTTGTTGCTGCGCGAATCATGAATGCTACGTTGGTGCTGCCTGATTTGGACACAAATTCTTTTTGGCGGGATGAGAG CGGTTTTCCAGGTATCTACGATGTAGAGCACTTCATCAAGTCACTGAGATATGATGTGCGCATTGTTAGAAGCCTTCCAGAAATCTCTTCAAATGGAAAGACCAAGAAGATGAAATCTTATCAG ATTCGTCCACCAAGAGATGCTCCTTTAAGCTGGTACACAACATTTGCATTGGAAATGATGAAGCAGCATGGTGCGATTTATCTCACTCCTTTTTCACACCGTTTAGCAGAGGAGATTGACAACCCTGAGCTTCAGAGGTTGAGATGCCGTGTTAACTATCATGCACTTAGGTTTAAACCTCACATCATGCAAATAAGCAGTGAGATAGTGAATAAACTCCGTGCACAAGGCCACTTCATGTCAATACACCTTCGATTTGAGATGGATATGCTTGCATTTGCTGG GTGTATTGATATATTCACACCGGAAGAACAGAAAATCTTGATCAAATACAGAAAAGAGAACTTTGCAGAGAAGGAACTTGTTTACAGAGAAAGGAGGCTCATCGGGAAGTGCCCATTAACTCCAGAAGAG GTTGGTCTCATTCTGCGCTCCATGGGGTTCGACAACTCTACTCGAATCTACCTCGCTTCCGGCGAGCTTTTCGGGGGGGAGCGTTTCATGAAGCCATTCCGAGAAATGTTTCCTCACCTCGAGAACCACAGCTCGGTGGGACCCGAAAAGCTCGAAGAGAATGCTCGAGGGTTGGCGGGCTCCGCGGTCGACTACATGGTCTGTCTCCTCTCCGACATCTTCGTGCCCACATACGACGGCCCGAGCAACTTCGCCAACAACCTAATGGGCCACCGCCTCTACTACGGGTTTCGAACCATTATACAACCCGATAGAAAGGCCTTGGCCCCTATTTTCGTCGACCGGGAGGAGGGCCGGGGGTCCGGGTTTGAGGAGCGGGTTAGGCAAGTCATGTATAGAACGAATTTCGGCGGGCCGCACAAGAGAGTGCGGCCCGAGTCGTTCTACACGAACTCGTGGCCCGAGTGCTTCTGCCAGCCGGAGTCCAAGAACCCAAAGGACAAGTGCCCGCCGGAGAACGTTGTAGAAGTTTTGGGCAGCCAGTTGCAGAGCGAGGAGAGCGAGGGTTCGGAGGAAGGGAAGGATGCGAATCAGGCAGCCGCGACCGGTCGAGCAGAAGAAGAGGGTTCAACTTGA
- the LOC109725729 gene encoding uncharacterized protein At1g04910 isoform X2 — translation MLRWCCLIWTQILFGGMRGIYDVEHFIKSLRYDVRIVRSLPEISSNGKTKKMKSYQIRPPRDAPLSWYTTFALEMMKQHGAIYLTPFSHRLAEEIDNPELQRLRCRVNYHALRFKPHIMQISSEIVNKLRAQGHFMSIHLRFEMDMLAFAGCIDIFTPEEQKILIKYRKENFAEKELVYRERRLIGKCPLTPEEVGLILRSMGFDNSTRIYLASGELFGGERFMKPFREMFPHLENHSSVGPEKLEENARGLAGSAVDYMVCLLSDIFVPTYDGPSNFANNLMGHRLYYGFRTIIQPDRKALAPIFVDREEGRGSGFEERVRQVMYRTNFGGPHKRVRPESFYTNSWPECFCQPESKNPKDKCPPENVVEVLGSQLQSEESEGSEEGKDANQAAATGRAEEEGST, via the exons ATGCTACGTTGGTGCTGCCTGATTTGGACACAAATTCTTTTTGGCGGGATGAGAG GTATCTACGATGTAGAGCACTTCATCAAGTCACTGAGATATGATGTGCGCATTGTTAGAAGCCTTCCAGAAATCTCTTCAAATGGAAAGACCAAGAAGATGAAATCTTATCAG ATTCGTCCACCAAGAGATGCTCCTTTAAGCTGGTACACAACATTTGCATTGGAAATGATGAAGCAGCATGGTGCGATTTATCTCACTCCTTTTTCACACCGTTTAGCAGAGGAGATTGACAACCCTGAGCTTCAGAGGTTGAGATGCCGTGTTAACTATCATGCACTTAGGTTTAAACCTCACATCATGCAAATAAGCAGTGAGATAGTGAATAAACTCCGTGCACAAGGCCACTTCATGTCAATACACCTTCGATTTGAGATGGATATGCTTGCATTTGCTGG GTGTATTGATATATTCACACCGGAAGAACAGAAAATCTTGATCAAATACAGAAAAGAGAACTTTGCAGAGAAGGAACTTGTTTACAGAGAAAGGAGGCTCATCGGGAAGTGCCCATTAACTCCAGAAGAG GTTGGTCTCATTCTGCGCTCCATGGGGTTCGACAACTCTACTCGAATCTACCTCGCTTCCGGCGAGCTTTTCGGGGGGGAGCGTTTCATGAAGCCATTCCGAGAAATGTTTCCTCACCTCGAGAACCACAGCTCGGTGGGACCCGAAAAGCTCGAAGAGAATGCTCGAGGGTTGGCGGGCTCCGCGGTCGACTACATGGTCTGTCTCCTCTCCGACATCTTCGTGCCCACATACGACGGCCCGAGCAACTTCGCCAACAACCTAATGGGCCACCGCCTCTACTACGGGTTTCGAACCATTATACAACCCGATAGAAAGGCCTTGGCCCCTATTTTCGTCGACCGGGAGGAGGGCCGGGGGTCCGGGTTTGAGGAGCGGGTTAGGCAAGTCATGTATAGAACGAATTTCGGCGGGCCGCACAAGAGAGTGCGGCCCGAGTCGTTCTACACGAACTCGTGGCCCGAGTGCTTCTGCCAGCCGGAGTCCAAGAACCCAAAGGACAAGTGCCCGCCGGAGAACGTTGTAGAAGTTTTGGGCAGCCAGTTGCAGAGCGAGGAGAGCGAGGGTTCGGAGGAAGGGAAGGATGCGAATCAGGCAGCCGCGACCGGTCGAGCAGAAGAAGAGGGTTCAACTTGA
- the LOC109726067 gene encoding ER lumen protein-retaining receptor, with the protein MNVFRLAGDMTHLMSVLVLLLKIHTIKSCAGISLKTQELYALVFATRYLDIFIHFVSLYNTVMKLIFLGSSFSILWYMRHHKIVRRTYDKDQDTFRHHFLILPCLLLALLINEKFTFMEVMWTFSLFLEAVAILPQLVLLQRTRNIDNLTGQYVFLLGAYRALYILNWIYRYFTEPHYVHWITWISGLVQTLLYADFFYYYFLSWKNNVKLQLPA; encoded by the exons ATGAACGTGTTCCGGCTCGCGGGGGACATGACGCATCTGATGAgcgtcctcgtcctcctcctcaagATCCACACCATCAAATCCTGCGCAG GCATTTCATTGAAGACTCAGGAGTTATATGCTCTCGTGTTCGCAACTCGATATTTGGatattttcattcattttgTTTCGCTCTATAATACGGTCATGAAGTTGATCTTCTTGGGAAGCTCGTTCTCGATCTTATGGTACATGAGACACCACAAGATTGTACGCAGGACTTACGACAAGGATCAAGACACCTTCCGCCACCACTTTCTCATACTGCCATGTTTGCTCTTGGCCCTACTCATAAATGAAAAGTTTACTTTTATGGAG GTGATGTGGACATTCTCTTTATTTTTGGAGGCTGTTGCGATTCTCCCTCAACTAGTTTTATTGCAACGCACGAGGAATATTGACAATTTGACCGGGCAATATGTTTTTCTTCTAGG TGCATACAGAGCATTATACATCCTCAATTGGATTTATCGCTACTTCACCGAACCCCACTATGTTCATTGGATAA CCTGGATATCCGGACTCGTGCAGACGCTACTCTACGCCGATTTCTTCTACTATTACTTTCTTAG CTGGAAGAATAATGTCAAGCTCCAGTTACCCGCCTGA